The window tttaattacctaagaaaacaaaaactaatatttgatggtaaaaaagataatatatatatatatatatatatatatatatatatatatatatatatatataagatcatAAATTCTAACTTTATTACTattatagtataaaaaatattaaaaattaattaatatttcgaCTAAGTTCATTGGATTTGAAGTATTGGCGGTTTTGATTTCCAGGCGTATTTCAATTTTAgcttttaaagatattttactggattaagaaaaaaaaaaagatgtttaaAAACTTCCATTGAGCTCAATTTCTAAATAACTTTAGACTTTTGGGtctgaaatattatttatttacccTTGTAATTTTATCTTGAAGGAGAACTTATAGAATCAACAATACTCTCACGCAATCATATTCAAAATGGATATGAATTCAATCTTTATTAAtgggatgaaataaaataaatgatatatatttttcttttaatatcaatcttcttttttaaaaaatatattttaatatcaaccattaaaaaataatttttttaagttgtttgaaaaaataatcattaaatttttttttttgtttttagtcatcGTAATATGGAATGTTTTCGTTGAATaactttctaatttaaaaattaaaaatttggggGAACTCTGTATATGTATaagataacaaattaaaaattagaacgACGAGAAGAAAGTCGAAAATATTCAGGGTTTGCACGCAAAGGAGACGTAAAAACCTCGGGGGAACTCTGTATTGATAACACGCCATTGAAGCTCTAATTCGAATTCCATCACAGACCCTTTTCGTTTGTCCTCTCAAAGTTTTGTTCTTTTGGCCTCGAATTGATATTCAGcgcaaaattttctttttggctGATAATATATGTAAACAGTATATGCACATACATGCCCTATTTTGGTCTTTGTTTTAGGTGTTCCAATGGAGGGCAAAATCTTGGATTCTCAGAATCAGGTTAAATTTGTGGAAAATTTATCTGCAAGGGTTTCTAGTTGCTCCCTTGGCGACAAGATATCCTATTCCGATTCTCCTCTGGTAAATTTTCTCCTTCCCTAATTAGATATGCACGTGTTTTTGTCTGGGGAATTGGAAATTTCTGCacttttttggatttttgtgtATGTGTCGAAATTGGCCTTGCATATCTTTTTTATTGGGGGGTGATTTGATGTGTTGAAGTTgcatttaaaaatgaaactgGAAGAGAAAGAGGAATAAGGGAACTATTCCTGGATCATTTGCAGGCATTAAATTATAATACGTTACTTTAAAGTTAAAACAATATTGATTTTCCCCTTTTGAGACAGGTTGTAGTTTGGTGCTCTTTGGTTTATATGGTTGATTTGTTTATTGTGCTTGATATCATTGACAGGATGATGAGGTGGATGGTCGGAGGAGCAATTGTGTTACTAAAGAGTATTGTGATTCGTTTTTCAATGATAGCACTGAAGGGCATTGTATAAATTCTTCTAGATTATATCTTGAATCACCCgaaaaacaaatggaaaagaATAACGAGGACATGGAGTCTTCAGCTAATCTTCAGAAGCGGGGAAAGTACTTCTATTATGATACTCCACTGCAAGAAGATACTGGAGTTTGGATACCAGTTTCTGTTCCACCAATGTTGGAAGATGATCACAAAGAGTGGACCAAAGGTTTTCACTCAAATGGTGGCTATTTTCCTGATGATGATATGGGATGGAATCAATACGTTGGAGATGAAAGGGAATTGACTATGTGGGATGTGCTAGCAGAAATGTTACTTGTAGCTCGAGGAAAAGTGACTTCTTTGGCATCGGGAGATAttcatacatgtaatttttcatGGATATCCAGCCATGTGCTTGAACAAGCTTGGAGAGAAATGGCACAAACTCTCACAGAGGCCAACTTTGGTAATGTAAAGGAACTACTGGAAGCAGAGCCTCCAAAATGGTTAGCAGATAGTGCTGCTTCTTCTTGTATGCTTTGTGGTGTGAGATTTCATCCCATCATGTGCTCCCGTCATCACTGCCGGTTTTGTGGAGGAATATTTTGTGGTGAGTGTTCCAAGGGGCGGAGTTTGTTGCCTTCAAAATTCCGAGTTTCTGACCCCCAAAGAGTATGTGATGTATGCTGTGTCCGACTTGACTCTGTGCAGCCTTATTTGATGAATCATGTAAGTAATGCTGCTCAGTTGCCAACCCATGACCTGACAGATCTGAGCACTTTGAGATCGTGGATTAATTTTCCTTGGGGGCAGTCTATGGAATATGAAATTTACAAGGCAACTAACACTATCAAGGCTTATAATCAGGTATTATTTCCAATCGTTGAAGCAGAAATCATGAATGACTTGTGCTAATTATTGTGGGCTTGACATCTGTGAAGAACTTTCTACAATGCTGATCTGAACTAGAAAATCCATTATAATTATCCTGTTATTTTGTTCTGGATTCTTAGTTTTTTGTGAAGTGCATTGTTCTAACAAATAATGGTGAGCAGCTGGGTTTTTTTATTAGGGACTGATGTAGTGACATAGATGAAATCATGAAATGTTAATCTAGTATTATGTGGGTGGAGTTGCTATGTAATTACTTGGTAACAATCAAAGATTCAGCAGCTATGTTGATTGCCTGTCTCCCTGACCCTAAACTGCATGTCACACAATTGTAAATTTGATTCTCTCCCCCCTCCCCcaaattgtaaatttgattgTCTTGGCATGATTGTGGTTTGTCTTCGTATCTGTATATCTTCTTGATGTTGGCATCACTTTgtaaattttaagattaaaagtTTAGGTTCTTAATGATATTATACCAATACAACATATTGTGAAGAAGTCTgctgtttaaattttatgtgcTGAAATAAGTTTTACTTCATCTAGAATTTCACTTTTGCAGATAGGTTTTCTAAAGCCGGAGAAGTCAATTCCAGATGCCATTCTAAGACAAGCAAAAGGCCTTGCAATTATCACCGTGGTCAAAGTAGGAGTGGTGGTTACTTATAATATTGGAACAGGACTTGTGGTTGCACGTAGGGAAGATGGTTCATGGTCTCCTCCATCTGCTGTTTCCACCTTTGGTGTAGGGTGGGGGGCTCAGGTGAAGTAACTAATCTTAAACGATATTGGCCAAACAGTGCAATTACTAATGACTTTGCTTATGAATGACTATGGATCAGTTGCCAAAAATCTATCACTATATGCTATACATACTGCTTCCGGTCAACTGTAATACCagaacattttattttgttggacTCTAGAATTTAATAGTAACTTCTGGTGAAATTTacagaaatatatattatgCAATAGCTAAGTTTCCACACAGatcttcattttaatattattctgtTTACTCCTCAACTGTACCAAGCACTGATTCTGACTTCCTACTCCATACATATGTAGTCTGTCTCAAGGTTTTACtgatatttatttgtttctatATATTCTGAAgtgttgatttatttatttaaccacATAGGCTGGAGGTGAGTTGACAGACTTCATTATTGTTTTGAGAACAAATGATGCTGTCAAGACATTTAGTGGCAATATGCATCTTTCACTTGGAGCTGGTTTGAGTGCTGCAGTAGGCATTGTTGGTAGGTCAGTTGAAGCTGATGTTCGAGCTGGTGATGGTGGCTATGCTGCTTGTTATACCTACAGCTGCAGTAAAGGTATGTTTCTTATTTGTGATCATCTAGTATACTGAAACCTTAGGTTTTGCAACAGTATGCAACTTgatcttttcttttgttattcaaTGTAAATATTTCTTAGTCTGGTAGTTCAACTTCAATATACTCTGTAGTCTCTGCCTATAGGATCAtttgactcttttttttctatcaactaccaatgaatatatatatttgaactgGAATGGCTGTaaactttttcaattttgtttgtgGAAATTTAGTAACCGAAGATGCTATCATTGTCATAATTATGTAAGTATTGATTTGTAGATAAAATTCTTCAACAATAGATACACGTGCAGCTAATGTTCCACTCTTAAGTGAGCACAGTTCAGTAGAAGGTTTTCTTGAGGGTGGAAAAGGGGAGAGGAAAGCATAATCTGAGACTAACCTTGACTGCCAAATCCCATTTGGCATTGATGTAGCTCAACTTCTTAATTAATTGCTTGCTACAGAAAATATGAGAGCAAATAAgcaaagaattctctcttctatttttcattttatctttccTCTTCATATAATCTTCAGGTATTTGTGATCACATGATGGTTAAAATTGACTTAAATATGGAACCCATGGAAGGCTGATTGGGACTTGGTTGTTTCTCACTGAAACTTGTATTTTAGCAATTAACAAGCATGCTGCAATTGAATCTCCAAAAGCCAGATTCGCTCATAAACTTTTCAGATTGATGTTATGAAGTTAATTGTGTAACCT of the Glycine max cultivar Williams 82 chromosome 13, Glycine_max_v4.0, whole genome shotgun sequence genome contains:
- the LOC100813648 gene encoding uncharacterized protein: MEGKILDSQNQVKFVENLSARVSSCSLGDKISYSDSPLDDEVDGRRSNCVTKEYCDSFFNDSTEGHCINSSRLYLESPEKQMEKNNEDMESSANLQKRGKYFYYDTPLQEDTGVWIPVSVPPMLEDDHKEWTKGFHSNGGYFPDDDMGWNQYVGDERELTMWDVLAEMLLVARGKVTSLASGDIHTCNFSWISSHVLEQAWREMAQTLTEANFGNVKELLEAEPPKWLADSAASSCMLCGVRFHPIMCSRHHCRFCGGIFCGECSKGRSLLPSKFRVSDPQRVCDVCCVRLDSVQPYLMNHVSNAAQLPTHDLTDLSTLRSWINFPWGQSMEYEIYKATNTIKAYNQIGFLKPEKSIPDAILRQAKGLAIITVVKVGVVVTYNIGTGLVVARREDGSWSPPSAVSTFGVGWGAQAGGELTDFIIVLRTNDAVKTFSGNMHLSLGAGLSAAVGIVGRSVEADVRAGDGGYAACYTYSCSKGAFVGCSLEGSMVTTRTQENSLFYGSQSITATDILLGSLPRPPAAAILYRTLVDLYSKFDD